One genomic segment of Streptococcus salivarius includes these proteins:
- the upp gene encoding uracil phosphoribosyltransferase: MGKFQVISHPLIQHKLSILRREDTSTKDFRELVNEIAMLMGYEVSRDLPLEEVEIQTPITKTVQKQLSGKKLAIVPILRAGIGMVDGFLSLVPAAKVGHIGMYRDEETLEPVEYLVKLPEDIDQRQIFVVDPMLATGGSAILAVDSLKKRGAANIKFVCLVAAPEGVKKLQDAHPDIDIYTASLDEKLNENGYIVPGLGDAGDRLFGTK; encoded by the coding sequence ATGGGTAAATTTCAAGTTATTTCACATCCACTGATTCAACATAAACTTTCAATCCTCCGTCGTGAGGATACTTCTACTAAGGACTTCCGTGAGCTAGTTAATGAAATTGCTATGCTTATGGGTTACGAAGTATCTCGTGACCTTCCTCTCGAAGAGGTTGAAATTCAAACACCAATTACCAAAACAGTACAAAAACAACTTTCTGGTAAGAAATTAGCGATTGTTCCAATCCTTCGTGCGGGTATTGGTATGGTCGATGGTTTTCTTAGCCTTGTACCAGCAGCTAAAGTTGGTCATATTGGTATGTATCGTGATGAGGAAACTCTTGAGCCGGTTGAGTACTTGGTTAAATTACCAGAAGACATTGATCAACGTCAGATCTTTGTAGTAGACCCAATGCTTGCGACTGGTGGTTCAGCAATCTTGGCAGTAGACTCACTTAAAAAACGTGGCGCTGCTAATATCAAGTTTGTTTGCTTGGTTGCAGCACCAGAAGGTGTCAAAAAATTGCAAGATGCTCACCCAGATATCGATATCTACACAGCATCTTTGGATGAGAAACTTAATGAAAACGGTTATATTGTTCCAGGTCTTGGAGATGCAGGTGACCGTCTCTTTGGTACAAAATAA
- the clpP gene encoding ATP-dependent Clp protease proteolytic subunit ClpP, translating into MIPVVIEQTSRGERSYDIYSRLLKDRIIMLTGPVEDNMANSIIAQLLFLDAQDNTKDIYLYVNTPGGSVSAGLAIVDTMNFIKSDVQTIVMGMAASMGTVIASSGTKGKRFMLPNAEYMIHQPMGGTGGGTQQTDMAIAAEHLLKTRNNLEQILADNSGQPIEKVHVDAERDNWMSAQETLEYGFIDEIMANNQLK; encoded by the coding sequence ATGATTCCTGTAGTAATTGAACAAACATCACGCGGTGAGCGTTCTTATGATATTTACTCACGTTTGCTCAAGGATCGTATCATCATGTTAACAGGTCCTGTTGAAGATAATATGGCAAACTCAATTATTGCCCAACTCTTGTTTTTGGATGCTCAAGACAATACAAAAGATATCTATCTTTATGTTAATACACCAGGTGGATCCGTTTCGGCTGGTCTTGCCATTGTTGATACAATGAACTTCATCAAGTCTGATGTTCAGACTATCGTTATGGGGATGGCAGCATCTATGGGAACAGTTATCGCTTCCAGCGGTACCAAAGGTAAACGTTTCATGTTGCCAAATGCAGAGTACATGATTCACCAACCAATGGGCGGTACTGGTGGCGGTACGCAACAAACAGACATGGCTATCGCAGCTGAACACTTGCTCAAGACACGTAATAATTTGGAGCAAATCTTGGCAGATAATTCTGGACAACCAATTGAAAAAGTTCATGTAGACGCTGAACGTGACAATTGGATGAGTGCTCAAGAAACGCTTGAATATGGTTTCATCGATGAAATCATGGCTAATAACCAATTAAAATAA
- a CDS encoding YlbF family regulator yields the protein MLIINEELLVIDQAIECLVSYFLKLPEVENYRLKRQKFENDRGLQEQLFAFQELKDSYDAAKAYEAFRPDVRELKRQVLRMKRQIDLNEVVIGYRQAEFDLQTILANLGEEIAQAVSDQIFIDTGLPLAPHKPHHKKGDTNIKEKMSHD from the coding sequence ATGTTAATAATCAATGAGGAGTTGCTTGTGATTGATCAAGCTATAGAGTGTCTTGTTTCGTATTTTCTAAAGCTACCTGAGGTAGAGAATTATCGTTTGAAACGCCAGAAATTCGAAAATGACAGAGGACTTCAAGAGCAACTCTTTGCATTTCAAGAATTAAAAGATAGCTATGATGCTGCTAAGGCGTATGAGGCTTTTAGACCAGATGTGAGAGAGTTGAAACGTCAGGTTTTGCGAATGAAGCGCCAAATTGATTTAAACGAGGTGGTTATTGGCTATCGTCAGGCAGAGTTCGATTTACAGACTATTTTAGCCAATCTTGGTGAGGAGATTGCCCAAGCCGTTTCAGACCAGATTTTTATTGATACTGGCCTACCTCTTGCCCCTCATAAACCACATCATAAAAAGGGAGACACTAACATAAAGGAGAAGATGAGTCATGATTAA
- a CDS encoding YlbG family protein, whose translation MIKRQGIIVYLYYNRDLRKIAKFGDVVYHSYKMRYVHLYVDEDKVEDILKELDGMKAVKKVLPSYYSDIDMDFVGSLERYDTSVPEPFKNFSL comes from the coding sequence ATGATTAAGCGTCAAGGCATTATTGTTTATTTATATTACAATAGAGACTTACGTAAAATTGCCAAGTTTGGAGATGTTGTCTACCATTCTTATAAGATGCGTTATGTGCACCTTTATGTAGATGAGGACAAGGTCGAGGATATTTTGAAAGAGCTCGATGGAATGAAAGCAGTGAAAAAAGTTCTGCCTTCCTACTATTCTGATATTGATATGGACTTTGTAGGTAGTCTGGAACGTTACGACACCTCAGTCCCTGAACCGTTTAAGAACTTTTCTCTTTAA
- a CDS encoding ABC transporter substrate-binding protein, whose amino-acid sequence MSKKITLIVLAFFASVFLVACGKSPDVTANANGTKIGDTIKIGVNMELTGAVAAYGKAEQNGIKLAVDEINKAGGVDGKKLELVTKDNKSENAEASTSSTNLAIQNNVNAIVGPATSGAVAAASLVSQKTGVPLLTPSGTQDDLTVDANGTKKFVFRTTFKDSYQGKVLAAYSYNNLNAKKVVLYYDNASDYAKGIADEFKREYKGQIVTEATFASGDKDYQSALTKFKDLDYDAIVMPGYYTETGIITKQARDLGIDKPILGPDGFSDAKFTELAGKKNASNVYYVSGYSTNVALSDKASGFIEAYKKAYNTDPNMFAALAYDSVYMIAEASKDAKTSVDIADNLAHLKNFVGVTGKMTIDKDHNPIKAALMVKRDNGEEVSAEAVEIEK is encoded by the coding sequence ATGTCTAAAAAGATCACACTTATTGTGTTAGCCTTTTTTGCTTCCGTTTTCTTGGTTGCCTGTGGCAAGTCACCAGATGTGACTGCTAATGCCAATGGTACTAAGATTGGCGATACAATCAAAATTGGTGTTAACATGGAGTTGACAGGTGCCGTTGCAGCCTATGGTAAGGCGGAGCAGAATGGTATTAAGTTGGCTGTTGACGAAATTAACAAAGCTGGTGGCGTCGATGGCAAAAAGCTTGAGCTTGTCACAAAAGATAATAAATCTGAAAATGCTGAAGCTTCAACATCTTCAACGAACTTGGCTATTCAGAATAATGTAAATGCTATCGTTGGTCCAGCGACATCAGGTGCTGTTGCTGCGGCTAGCCTCGTATCACAAAAAACAGGGGTTCCTTTGCTGACACCTTCAGGTACGCAGGATGACCTTACGGTAGATGCTAATGGTACGAAGAAATTCGTTTTCCGTACAACCTTCAAGGATAGTTACCAAGGTAAAGTTTTGGCAGCTTATTCTTACAATAATTTGAATGCTAAGAAAGTAGTTCTCTACTATGATAATGCTTCAGATTATGCCAAAGGTATTGCGGATGAATTTAAGCGTGAATATAAAGGTCAAATCGTTACTGAAGCTACCTTTGCTTCAGGGGACAAGGACTATCAGTCAGCCTTGACTAAATTTAAAGACCTTGATTATGATGCTATTGTAATGCCAGGTTACTATACTGAGACTGGTATTATTACAAAACAAGCACGTGACCTTGGAATTGATAAACCAATCCTTGGACCTGACGGATTCAGTGATGCGAAATTTACTGAGCTTGCAGGTAAAAAGAATGCTTCAAACGTCTACTATGTATCAGGATATTCAACAAATGTTGCCCTTTCTGACAAGGCATCAGGATTCATCGAAGCATATAAGAAAGCTTACAACACTGACCCAAATATGTTTGCTGCTCTAGCTTACGATTCTGTTTATATGATTGCAGAAGCATCAAAAGATGCGAAAACATCAGTTGATATTGCTGATAACTTAGCACATTTGAAAAACTTTGTCGGGGTTACAGGTAAAATGACGATTGATAAGGATCATAACCCTATTAAAGCAGCTCTTATGGTTAAAAGAGATAATGGTGAAGAGGTTTCAGCGGAAGCCGTTGAAATTGAAAAATAA
- a CDS encoding branched-chain amino acid ABC transporter permease, whose protein sequence is MFFEQLPQQLVNGIILGSIYALLALGYTMVYGIIKLINFAHGDIYMMGAFVGYYAINSLGMNFWVALVFAMLVCAILGVVIEFLAYRPLRNSTRISALITAIGVSFFLEYIMVLFVGADTRSFPQKIAIKTYHLGSISVTNVQLLILVVALVLMVALQLIVKKTKMGKAMRAVSVDSDAAELMGINVNNTISFTFALGSSLAGAAGVLIGLYYNSIEPLMGMTPGIKAFVAAVLGGIGIIPGAALGGFVIGILETLSTAIGLSSYRDAIVYGVLIVILLVRPAGILGKNVKEKV, encoded by the coding sequence ATGTTTTTTGAACAACTTCCCCAACAACTAGTCAATGGTATCATCTTGGGTAGTATCTATGCCTTACTTGCCCTTGGATATACCATGGTTTATGGGATTATCAAATTGATTAACTTTGCCCATGGAGACATCTATATGATGGGTGCCTTCGTTGGTTACTATGCGATTAATAGCCTTGGAATGAATTTCTGGGTTGCCCTTGTCTTTGCTATGCTTGTCTGTGCGATTTTAGGGGTTGTCATTGAGTTCTTGGCTTATCGCCCACTCCGTAATTCGACACGTATTTCTGCCTTGATTACGGCTATCGGTGTCTCATTCTTCCTTGAGTACATCATGGTTCTCTTTGTAGGTGCAGATACACGTTCATTCCCTCAAAAGATTGCGATTAAGACTTATCATCTTGGATCAATCTCTGTAACAAATGTACAATTGCTTATCTTGGTAGTTGCCCTTGTCCTTATGGTTGCTCTTCAATTGATTGTTAAAAAGACTAAGATGGGTAAAGCTATGCGTGCCGTATCTGTAGACAGTGATGCAGCTGAATTGATGGGTATTAATGTTAATAACACTATCAGCTTCACTTTTGCTCTTGGATCATCACTAGCAGGGGCAGCGGGTGTCCTTATTGGTCTTTACTATAACTCTATCGAACCTCTTATGGGTATGACGCCAGGTATTAAAGCCTTTGTAGCTGCCGTTCTTGGTGGTATCGGTATTATCCCTGGTGCAGCACTTGGTGGGTTTGTTATCGGTATTTTGGAGACATTATCAACTGCAATTGGTTTGTCAAGTTACCGTGATGCCATCGTTTATGGTGTCTTGATCGTTATCCTTTTGGTTCGCCCAGCGGGTATCCTCGGTAAAAATGTGAAAGAGAAGGTGTAA
- a CDS encoding branched-chain amino acid ABC transporter permease — MKKNLKVNLIWFGLIIGLFLILKGLELSGIMNLYYIQILMGIGISILMGLGTNLVLGFSGQFTLGQAGFMAIGAYSSAIITGMMPTYDGFYLSMVVGVIIAAIVALIFGLPTLRLKGDYLAIATLGMAEIIRIIIVNGGELTNGAAGLTGILPYTSWPVIYFFVVIITILVLNFLRSATGRQAITLREDEIAAESMGVNVTKMKVLIFVIGAMISAIAGSLYVSYIGTVVPKDFTIMKSIDYLIIAVLGGLGSITGTIIAAVVLGIINMFLQNVSNLRMIIYALALILVMLFRPGGLLGTKELYLSKFFNKSKEGK, encoded by the coding sequence ATGAAGAAAAATCTAAAAGTAAACCTTATTTGGTTTGGTCTTATCATTGGGCTCTTCCTTATCTTGAAAGGTCTTGAACTTTCAGGTATCATGAACCTTTACTACATCCAAATCTTAATGGGAATTGGGATCTCAATCCTTATGGGACTTGGTACTAATCTGGTTCTTGGTTTCTCAGGGCAATTTACACTTGGACAAGCTGGTTTCATGGCAATTGGTGCCTATTCATCAGCTATCATTACTGGTATGATGCCAACATATGACGGTTTCTACCTCTCAATGGTTGTCGGTGTCATCATCGCAGCTATTGTTGCCCTTATCTTTGGTCTACCTACCCTTCGTTTGAAAGGGGACTACCTTGCCATTGCAACTCTTGGTATGGCTGAAATCATCCGTATCATTATCGTTAATGGTGGTGAATTGACTAATGGTGCTGCTGGTTTGACAGGTATCCTTCCTTATACAAGTTGGCCTGTAATTTATTTCTTTGTGGTAATCATTACAATTTTGGTACTTAACTTCTTGCGTTCAGCAACTGGACGTCAAGCAATCACTCTTCGTGAAGATGAAATTGCTGCTGAGTCAATGGGTGTTAATGTCACAAAAATGAAGGTTCTTATCTTTGTTATTGGTGCCATGATTTCAGCGATTGCTGGTTCACTTTATGTCAGCTACATCGGTACAGTTGTGCCAAAAGATTTCACTATCATGAAATCAATTGATTACCTTATCATTGCCGTTCTTGGTGGTCTTGGATCTATCACAGGTACTATTATTGCTGCTGTTGTTCTTGGTATTATCAACATGTTCCTCCAAAACGTTTCAAACCTTCGTATGATTATTTACGCCTTGGCTTTGATTCTTGTAATGCTCTTCCGTCCAGGTGGACTTCTTGGAACAAAAGAACTCTATCTCTCAAAATTCTTCAATAAATCTAAGGAGGGCAAATAA
- a CDS encoding ABC transporter ATP-binding protein — protein MALLEVKNLTKNFGGLTAVGDVSMELNEGELVGLIGPNGAGKTTLFNLLTGVYEPSEGTITLDGTVLNGKAPYKIASLGLSRTFQNIRLFKDMTVLENVLVGLSNKQPSNFFASLLRLPKYYSSEEELKAKAMELLAIFNLDGEADTLAKNLAYGQQRHLEIVRALATEPKILFLDEPAAGMNPQETAELTAHIRQIQKDFGITIILIEHDMSLVMDVTERIYVLEYGRLIAEGTPDEIKNNKRVIEAYLGGEA, from the coding sequence ATGGCACTTCTTGAAGTTAAAAATCTAACTAAAAACTTCGGTGGTTTGACTGCCGTTGGTGATGTTTCAATGGAACTCAATGAAGGTGAGTTGGTTGGGCTTATCGGACCAAATGGTGCTGGTAAAACAACCTTGTTCAACCTTTTGACAGGTGTCTATGAGCCAAGTGAAGGAACGATTACACTTGATGGTACAGTCCTAAACGGTAAAGCACCTTATAAAATCGCTTCACTCGGTTTGTCACGTACATTCCAAAATATCCGTCTTTTCAAAGACATGACTGTGCTTGAAAATGTTCTTGTTGGTTTGTCAAATAAGCAACCTTCAAATTTCTTTGCATCTCTTTTGCGTTTGCCTAAGTACTACTCAAGTGAAGAAGAGTTAAAAGCAAAAGCTATGGAACTCTTGGCTATCTTCAACTTGGATGGTGAGGCAGATACGCTTGCGAAAAACTTAGCTTATGGGCAACAACGTCATTTGGAAATTGTTCGTGCACTTGCAACAGAACCAAAAATTCTTTTCCTTGATGAACCAGCTGCGGGTATGAATCCACAAGAAACAGCTGAATTGACTGCTCATATTCGTCAAATTCAAAAAGACTTTGGTATTACAATCATCTTGATTGAACATGATATGAGTTTGGTCATGGATGTTACTGAGCGTATCTATGTTTTGGAATACGGACGCTTGATTGCAGAAGGAACACCTGATGAAATTAAGAATAACAAACGCGTTATTGAAGCTTACTTGGGAGGTGAAGCATAA
- a CDS encoding ABC transporter ATP-binding protein has protein sequence MAMLKVENLSIKYGSIEAVKNVSFEVNEGEVVTLIGANGAGKTSILRTISGLVRPTEGTISYLGNEIHKTPARKIVAEGLAQVPEGRHVFAGLTVMENLEMGAFLHTNKEENAALLKKVFQRFPRLEERKNQDAATLSGGEQQMLAMGRALMSRPKLLLLDEPSMGLAPIFIQEIFDIIEDIKAQGTTVLLIEQNANKALSIADRGYVLETGKVVLSGTGEELLASDEVRKAYLGG, from the coding sequence ATGGCTATGTTGAAAGTTGAAAATCTCTCAATTAAATATGGATCTATTGAAGCTGTTAAAAATGTTAGCTTTGAAGTTAATGAAGGTGAAGTTGTAACTCTTATCGGTGCTAACGGTGCAGGTAAAACATCAATTCTCCGTACAATCTCAGGTCTTGTTCGTCCAACTGAGGGAACCATTTCTTATCTCGGAAATGAGATCCACAAAACACCTGCACGTAAGATTGTTGCTGAAGGTTTAGCTCAAGTACCTGAGGGACGTCATGTATTTGCAGGATTAACCGTAATGGAAAATCTTGAAATGGGAGCTTTCCTTCATACAAATAAAGAAGAGAACGCAGCTCTCTTGAAAAAAGTCTTCCAACGTTTCCCACGCCTAGAAGAACGTAAGAATCAGGATGCAGCGACACTTTCTGGTGGTGAACAACAAATGCTTGCAATGGGCCGTGCCCTTATGAGTCGTCCAAAACTTTTGCTTTTGGATGAGCCTTCAATGGGACTTGCTCCAATCTTTATTCAGGAAATTTTTGATATTATCGAAGATATTAAGGCACAAGGGACTACCGTTCTTTTGATTGAGCAAAATGCCAATAAGGCTTTGTCAATTGCAGACCGTGGTTACGTTCTTGAAACTGGTAAAGTGGTTCTTTCAGGTACTGGTGAAGAACTTCTTGCATCAGATGAAGTTCGTAAAGCCTATCTTGGAGGATAA
- a CDS encoding CBS and ACT domain-containing protein codes for MAVKDFMTKRVVYVSPETTVAAAADIMRDKELRRLPVIEHDKLVGLITEGTMAEASPSKATSLSIYEMNYLLNKTKVGDIMIKNVLTVSKYASLEDAIYIMLQNKVGVLPVVDNDQISGIITDKDVFRAFLEISGYGQAGIRIGLEVPDTPRVLEKIANLIASENLNIERTIVAPKNDTVLRVELQVEGEIGIEQLKKVFVEAGFTVTEIAETEAKELD; via the coding sequence ATGGCAGTAAAAGATTTTATGACGAAACGTGTGGTTTATGTCTCACCAGAAACAACAGTTGCAGCAGCTGCAGATATTATGCGTGATAAAGAATTGCGCCGTTTGCCGGTAATTGAACACGATAAACTTGTTGGGCTTATTACAGAAGGTACAATGGCAGAGGCTTCACCATCAAAAGCAACAAGCTTGTCAATTTATGAAATGAACTATCTCCTTAATAAGACAAAAGTAGGAGATATCATGATTAAGAATGTCCTCACTGTTTCCAAATATGCTAGCCTTGAGGATGCAATCTATATCATGCTTCAAAATAAGGTTGGAGTTCTTCCGGTTGTGGACAATGACCAAATTTCAGGAATTATCACAGATAAAGATGTCTTTCGTGCTTTCTTGGAAATTTCTGGTTATGGTCAAGCTGGAATTCGTATTGGGTTGGAAGTTCCAGATACTCCACGTGTTTTGGAAAAAATTGCGAACCTTATCGCTAGTGAGAATCTCAACATCGAACGTACAATTGTTGCACCTAAAAATGACACCGTACTTCGTGTCGAACTCCAAGTTGAAGGAGAGATTGGAATTGAACAACTCAAGAAAGTTTTTGTAGAAGCAGGATTCACAGTTACTGAAATTGCAGAGACAGAAGCAAAAGAGTTAGACTAA
- the cysK gene encoding cysteine synthase A, which yields MTIYNSITELVGKTPVIKLNSIVPEGSADVYVKLEAFNPGSSVKDRIALRMIEDAEKAGTIKPGDTIVEPTSGNTGIGLAWVGAAKGYKVVIVMPDTMSVERRKIIQAYGAELVLTPGSEGMKGAIAKAKEVAAERNGWVPLQFANPSNPAVHAATTGQEILEDFGAEGLDAFVAGIGTGGTISGVSKTLKAANPNIKVYGIEADESAVLNGDKPGPHKIQGISTGFIPDTLDTKSYDSVVRIPSDEAIATSRTLGSQEGFLAGISSGAAIAAALKIAAELGEGKKVLTLLPDNGERYLSTTLYDFQD from the coding sequence ATGACAATTTACAACTCAATCACTGAACTTGTTGGAAAAACACCTGTTATTAAACTTAACTCTATTGTTCCAGAAGGATCAGCAGATGTTTACGTTAAACTCGAAGCCTTTAACCCTGGTTCTTCAGTAAAAGACCGTATTGCTCTTCGTATGATTGAAGATGCTGAAAAAGCTGGTACTATTAAACCTGGTGATACCATTGTTGAACCAACTTCAGGTAACACTGGTATTGGTCTCGCTTGGGTTGGTGCTGCTAAAGGCTATAAAGTTGTTATCGTAATGCCTGACACAATGAGTGTTGAACGTCGTAAAATCATCCAAGCTTATGGAGCTGAACTTGTATTGACTCCTGGTAGCGAAGGAATGAAAGGTGCGATTGCTAAAGCTAAAGAAGTTGCTGCTGAACGCAACGGTTGGGTACCACTTCAATTTGCCAACCCATCAAACCCAGCTGTCCACGCGGCTACAACTGGTCAAGAAATCCTTGAAGATTTTGGTGCAGAAGGTTTGGATGCTTTTGTTGCTGGTATCGGTACTGGTGGTACTATTTCAGGTGTTTCAAAAACCCTTAAGGCTGCTAATCCAAATATCAAGGTTTACGGTATTGAAGCTGACGAATCTGCTGTCTTGAATGGTGATAAACCAGGACCACACAAAATCCAAGGTATCTCAACTGGTTTCATTCCTGACACATTGGATACAAAATCATATGACAGTGTTGTGCGTATTCCTTCTGATGAAGCTATCGCAACATCACGTACATTGGGTAGCCAAGAAGGTTTCCTAGCTGGTATCTCATCAGGTGCTGCTATTGCTGCCGCCCTTAAGATTGCTGCTGAACTTGGTGAAGGTAAGAAAGTCTTGACACTCTTGCCTGACAATGGTGAACGCTACCTCTCTACAACACTTTATGATTTTCAAGACTAA
- a CDS encoding YigZ family protein: MDYKTIANDGIVEEEIKKSRFICHLKRISSEEEGREYIAQIKKEHHKANHSCSAMIVGDDGQIKRSSDDGEPSGTAGVPMLTVLEKQGLTNVVAVVTRYFGGIKLGAGGLIRAYSGSVAHAIEEIGRVEVKELTGLTVELTYSQYQVFSNFLEKEGLQEFDTTFLSDVSTTLFVEESEIKRLGQELTEFYQGKVTYEKSGKKIVEIPI, from the coding sequence ATGGATTACAAAACTATTGCCAACGATGGAATCGTTGAAGAAGAAATAAAAAAATCTCGTTTTATTTGTCACTTGAAACGTATTAGTAGTGAAGAGGAAGGAAGAGAGTACATCGCTCAGATAAAGAAAGAGCATCACAAGGCCAATCACTCTTGCTCTGCAATGATTGTTGGAGATGATGGTCAAATTAAACGTTCGAGTGATGATGGCGAACCTTCTGGAACAGCCGGAGTGCCTATGCTGACTGTTCTAGAAAAACAAGGACTTACTAATGTCGTAGCTGTTGTGACTCGTTATTTTGGAGGAATCAAACTTGGGGCAGGTGGTCTTATCCGCGCTTACTCTGGTAGCGTTGCCCATGCTATTGAAGAAATTGGTCGAGTGGAAGTCAAGGAATTAACAGGACTAACCGTAGAGTTAACCTACTCTCAGTACCAAGTCTTCTCCAACTTCCTTGAAAAAGAAGGACTCCAAGAATTTGATACAACTTTCTTATCAGATGTTTCTACTACTTTATTTGTCGAAGAGTCTGAGATTAAAAGACTCGGTCAGGAACTAACCGAATTCTATCAAGGGAAAGTCACTTATGAAAAATCTGGAAAGAAAATCGTTGAAATTCCTATCTGA
- a CDS encoding DEAD/DEAH box helicase, translating to MVPKEYYGRLFTKEQLLVDYHSEALTLESMIKVDKQLRCKRCYSQIEEDWQLPEGQYYCRACIVFGRNQEGKELYYFLSKTSEIEFPVLKWLGALTPYQAEVSEKLLETYQKQKDSLVHAVTGAGKTEMIYKIVAYVLENKGRVAIASPRVDVCRELFLRMQRDFTCSISLLHAESEPYDGSPIVIATTHQLLKFYQNFDLVIVDEVDAFPFVGNVMLNHAVEQAKKETGRYIYLTATSTLSLEEQVRLGSLEKHHLARRFHGNPLVLPKFCWQGRLQKSLMRGKLPRPLVYQIKKQRKSKFPLLIFFPNIAIGEKFTSILQKYLPDEKMAFVSSKSEERSTVVEKFREKELSVLVTTTILERGVTFPQVDVFVCMANHHLYTSSSLIQIGGRVGRSPDRPTGKLYFFHEGLSKSMLRCREEIKVMNKKGGFNNEVSTM from the coding sequence ATGGTACCTAAAGAATATTATGGACGACTATTTACGAAAGAACAGTTGCTAGTGGACTATCACTCAGAGGCTTTGACATTAGAAAGCATGATAAAGGTCGATAAACAACTTAGATGTAAAAGATGTTATAGTCAGATAGAGGAAGATTGGCAATTACCGGAAGGTCAGTATTATTGCAGAGCATGTATTGTCTTTGGTAGAAATCAAGAAGGGAAAGAACTTTATTATTTTCTTTCAAAAACATCAGAAATTGAGTTTCCTGTTTTGAAGTGGTTAGGAGCACTGACTCCCTATCAAGCTGAGGTCTCAGAGAAGCTTTTAGAAACATATCAAAAACAGAAAGACAGCCTCGTACACGCTGTGACTGGTGCTGGTAAGACCGAGATGATTTATAAAATCGTTGCCTATGTTCTTGAAAATAAAGGTCGTGTAGCTATCGCAAGTCCTCGGGTTGATGTTTGTCGAGAGTTGTTTCTACGTATGCAGAGGGATTTTACTTGTAGTATTTCTCTGCTTCATGCTGAGAGTGAACCATATGATGGTAGTCCGATTGTAATAGCTACCACCCATCAACTACTAAAGTTTTACCAGAACTTTGACCTAGTTATCGTTGATGAAGTTGATGCATTCCCTTTTGTAGGAAATGTCATGTTAAATCATGCTGTGGAGCAGGCAAAGAAGGAAACCGGTCGTTATATTTATTTAACAGCAACTTCTACATTATCTTTAGAGGAGCAGGTGCGACTTGGATCTTTAGAAAAGCATCACCTTGCCAGACGTTTCCATGGAAATCCTTTAGTACTTCCTAAATTCTGCTGGCAGGGAAGACTACAAAAATCTCTAATGAGAGGCAAGCTTCCAAGACCTCTTGTTTATCAGATTAAAAAGCAACGTAAATCAAAGTTTCCTCTATTAATCTTTTTTCCAAATATAGCGATAGGTGAAAAGTTTACTAGCATTCTGCAAAAATATCTTCCAGACGAAAAAATGGCCTTTGTTTCCTCAAAAAGTGAGGAGCGTTCAACTGTCGTAGAGAAGTTCCGAGAAAAAGAACTATCCGTCTTAGTGACAACAACTATCCTCGAACGTGGTGTGACCTTTCCACAAGTAGATGTTTTTGTTTGCATGGCAAATCATCACTTATACACTAGTTCGAGTCTTATTCAGATAGGAGGTCGAGTTGGAAGATCCCCAGATAGACCGACAGGAAAGCTTTATTTCTTTCATGAAGGACTATCCAAATCTATGCTTCGTTGTCGAGAAGAAATAAAAGTTATGAATAAAAAAGGAGGATTTAACAATGAAGTGTCTACTATGTAA